The following DNA comes from Schistocerca piceifrons isolate TAMUIC-IGC-003096 chromosome 3, iqSchPice1.1, whole genome shotgun sequence.
aaagggaagcagtggttggaaagggagtgagactgggttgtagcccctctccgatgttattcaatctgtatattgagcaagcaaaaaaacgaagtaggtattaaaatccatggagacgaaataaaaactttaaggtttgccgatgacactgtaattctgtcagagacagccaaggacttggaagagcagttgaaaggaatggacagtgtcgtgaagggaggatatgagatgaacatcaacaaaagcaaaacgaggataatggaaggtagttgaattaaatcaggtgatgccgagggaattagattaggaaatgaggcacttaaaatagtaaaggagttttgctatttggggagcaaagtaactaatgatggtcaaagtagagacgaaacaaaatgtagactggcaatagcaaggaaagtgtttctgaagagaaatttgttaacatcgagtattgatttaagtgtcaggaaggcgtttctgaaagtatttgtatggagtgtagccatgtatggaagtgaaacatggacgataaatagtttggacaagaggagattagaagctttcgaaatgtggggttacagaagaatgctgaagatcacataactaatgaggaggtattgaataggattggggaggagtttgtggcacaactttacaagaagaagggaccagttggcagGACgcattctgagggatcaagggatcacaaatttagcattggaggggagcgtggcgGGTAAaaccagagggagaccaagaggtgaatacactaagcagattcagaaggatgtaggttgctgtaagtacgGGGAgttgaagaagcctgcacaggatagagtagcatggagagctgcatcaaaccagtctcaggacagaagacaaaaacaacaacatttcaATACGCAAATTTACTTTGAGTACCCGTACTGTAGCATCTCATGTTTGGTTATTACAGCATAATGTTGTATGTGctggaagatgaaaacatgcatttgaaattcAACTAACAGTTTAAACTAGCCAATGGCATGGAAAATGGAACACTAGGTTTCAAATAAATTAACTGTCTCTGCAGAAAAGAATAGTAAGAGGCAAATTGCTTTGGTaaattgacaaaaataacttcattgttctgcaaggtgattaatgcttgactgccaaaaacacagaaataaaatcaaatcagaaaaCTTAACGAACAACATATTTGAGGCTTCCATAATTAGTTGtatttattttaattcacttgatagctccaagCCACAGActtctattttgttttcatttgacctgAGAGCTgtgaatgaagaggaaacagcaaaatcactaaaagtaaaaaaaaaaactgatcacaTGGGAACTAatcccctccccactacaactccgACTTTGCTCATGTGTGAATCTGTTGTGTTTGGCGTGCCGGAAAAATtgttccgggtagcatctggctgcttgttgctactgctgttCTGCTGATAACAGCTAACAGCAACACTTCAAGTAGCCCAAATTGGGACCAGGTACTGCTCACAAGCGACCGAAATGTGCATGCGTATGAGTATGAGCCTGCAGGCAACTGTTCAAACAAACCTACTGTGtacagttgtgacatcacactcaCCATAAGCAATTTATTGTTATTGAAGAATTTCacagtcttcgtcctaaagcctttgaaaTGATTTGCTGTTGGCAGATACTTGTGCATGCACTGTGCTTCACTGTAAATGGCCctttttttgcaatttaatttttattttgtttcttttgtattgtttatgttttatggccacagtattattctgcagtggcaGGCTACAGTAAAATCCTTTGTCAGAGTATCAGGTCTTACCAGTCAAAACACCCCCAAATGCGTATGACTCattttaggtgcactgtgctgccacctacagccaggtactccatatcagcaatctcagtagtcaagacatcatgagagagcagaatggggctctccgcggaacccacggacttGAAATGTGGttacgtgattgggtgtcacttgtgtcgtatgtctgtacgcgagatttctacactcctgaacatccctaggtccactgtttttgaTGTGTTAGTGACGTGGAAATTTAAAGcgacagatacagcgcaaaagcgtacagaccgacctcatctgttgaccgacagaaCACCAACAGCTGAAGTGGGCCTTatcgtgtaataggcagacttctatccagaccatcacacaggaattccaaactgcatcagggtccactgcaagtactacgacagctaAGCGGGAGGTAAGAAAGCTtgtatttcatggttgagcagctgctcataagccatacatcacatgccggtaaatgccagacgacaactcccttggtgtaaggagcataaacattgcacaactgaaaagtggaaataatgttgtgtggagtgataaattacagaacacaatgtggcgatccgatggcaaggtgtaggTCTGACGactgccctgtgaacgtcatctgccagtgtgtgtagtgccacagTAAAATTCATAGGcggaggtgttatggtgtgttttTCCTGGAAGGGGCATccaccccttgttttgcatggcactaccacagcacaggtctacactgatgttttaagcaccttcctgcttcccactgttgaagagcaattcaggggtggcgattgcatctttcaacacgatcgagaacctattcataatgcacggcctgtggcggagtggttgcacgacaataacatccctgtaatggactggcctgcacagagtcctaacctgaacccTAAAGAACacctctggactgtattgaaacgCCTACTTCCTACCATGCCTCACTGACCGAcaccaatacctctcctcagtgcagcactccatgaagaatggagtGCCATTCATCAAGAACCCTTCCAAGCACCTgattgtatgcctgcgagagtggacgctgtcatcaaggctaagggtgggcaaacaccacactgaattccagggTTCCCAATAGAGGGCGCCACaaactaagtcattttcagccagatatctggatacctttgatcacattgtgtatcacAACCACTTCATTATGGATACACTAGGTGTAAATCTTTGGAAACTAGTTCCTCTGTTTCACGCGATTTATTATGTTCCTTTTTTTGTTAAAATATCAGCATACAAATCCAGAAAAGGTGAGATAATATACAAAGTAATTGTGCATAAAAACTGATTAAATACTACCTCAGAGTGAGGTAAGcctacaaatttctcttcaacagaaaTTAGATTAACTATTACAGGggtaaatggaaaaactggtaatccACAAGAGTATTTTTGTGTTTCTCTGTGTATGTTTGGCTCACACAAGAGAAAAATACTAATACAATAATGCTGATTACATGCAGCAAACAGTATGTTTAAATGATAAAACATGGAGCTTCTTGTTACGAGCATGTGGTGCATTCAAACACACAGACAATGTAAGCATAGGCTTCCATGGCACTTATGGCCACTACAGCAAAGGGCATTTTTGCTACCTCCTGAAtagggggagaaaaaaaaaaaaagttttgaagagACAATTATCCTCATCTGAAATTGTTTGCCACTGGCAGAAGTAGGCAAGTGAGAAATGGACAGCAGTTATGACACAGCCTGTTTACTTGCTGCCAAGTGCCATCTGAAGCATGTCAGTACTCTGTACCTTTGGCTGTTGTGGCCTCTTGCATGCCAGAAGACTTTTTTTTCTTCAATCAACATTAAGAATTCATTGCTGCTAGTTTCACAGCAATTTAAACTGCTATTACTTTCTCAAATAACTGCAAGATCAGAAATGGTTACAGACATTATCATCCAGTTGATTGTggccaaaataaaatttatagtaGAGGCTTTTGACAGGAATCACACTTTAAATCCTTCCCACCACTGTATACTAAATATGGCATGTGGTGTCACACAAACATTTCAAGACATCACTTCTCTACTACACACAAAGTGCAAAGAACATTCTCCAATTTCATATGAATGAAACTGTAGTTTTTCTCACAAGAGAACTTTTTTAAATGAGCTCTATAGCATACACCAAGCTGTGTTAATTCTGCTGACGAAGTTTTACCAAGATTTTTAATATAAATGGCGCAATTTGTGTTGCCCACATAAGAGAGATGTAGCCTGAAGAAATACGGAAGAGAGAAACTGCAGAGCTTTATACAGGTTTAACAATAAAAACAATTTAGATGGTGCACTTCCTGAAAGAGTCATGACAAAGGAGAATGACCTTTCAAACAAAATGGAAACATTTTTATGCCATTTATCAGACCCAGGTTCTCAAGACTGGAGTACAAAGATTTAGCTATGCACACTAGAGAATTGTGTCATTGACATTCTCATATGTTCATTTTATTTTCTCACAGcattaatctcattttgttatgTCTGAAATAAATAAGTAGATAAGAAAAACTAATAACCGGTTTATCTATAAGCCCGGAAAATCCGTTTCCTGTAGTGAAACCACATGGGCAACTGCTTACGTACTTGATGCACCAATGGACCATCATGGACAAAATGATCTTGTATTAGAAAACTTACAACATTCCAGTTTGGAGTAGACGGTAGTGTGATATACTCAGAAGATTTCCTTCACATAATGTGTTCATCTACCTTCAATAAAAAAGTTTCCTTCATGTTGAAAATTCTGTAATATTGCCAGAAAATGCATTTTTCCCATACATCTTAATTTGTTGCTGtatgtgaaattaaaatttaaacatAGTGCAACTCTTCCAGAACTCAATGATGCCAGTTCCTTATTTGTACACTGAATAATGTATCTGTTCGAGTGAGCTGAATAAAGGAAGACTACATATGTTCTATGCAGTACGTAGTAGACATGCCAGGAATCTTTCAAGGAGAGGTGGTGGTGTGACAATCCCAGAGAAATTACAGTGGCAGGTTGGGAGTTCAGCATTCCGAAGTAACAACTCTCTTCTCAGCTACCGTTTAATCACAGTTTTTCGTCACTGAATATATTAgaattaatatttaaatacttgCAAGTTTTGAAGTATGAACTATTTTAAACTGATTTATAAAACCCAATAAAATTAAATTCCCATGCTCAGTTTAAAACAATTCCCTATGATTTCATAAAACTCTTTAAATTCCACAGGACTGTCACTCTATATACTTAGCACCTGTTCTTTGTAACTGTAAAAGGCTCTGCTACCAATTCAAAAATCACATGAaattaaaagcatttttttttttttgcaacgtgaaatacttttgaaattatttatttattgttaattaAATATTTAACGTACATTGCAGGGAGCATGCACAACACTGTCCACATGGTGAAAAGTTCATTACAAATTAAATAACCAAGGCACCATATTTAATTTTCCTATGTGTATTTTGTCTAATAGTTTCTTTCATGAAACAAGATTGAAGCTATACAATACGCCAACATACCTTGAGCGAGAATAAGATTTTCCTTTATGATGTGATCTGTGTTGGCTGTATGAGCGAGAACGGCTCCTTGATTGTTCTCTAGAATTAGGTGGTGTGGGGGTCTTATCATTAGCCGGAGGGCTGTGATTAGATCCGCTATGACTTGGGCTATGCTGCACACAAAATTGcgaaaatatgaaaatgttgtaAATGTTTCACGCTTAAGAAGTATTCTTACATTAACATACAATATTGGACCCATCAACATTAGAACAATGCCACAAAATAAATCACTTCACttacacaaaacaaaatacaaacacacatacaaactgaaaaattcttgggcaactttcaaaaaaattatatacaatTCAGATTATTAATTCATCACTAAGAGAACAAATTTTGGCAAGACATACTTGAACtcacataaacatttcattttgtgtACTTGTTATATGGTGCCACTCAAGAATAAATTAAAAGAGCCATAACGTACATAGTTCTTTCACCGTCACGTTGACGCTTTAGATGAACAAAACTATAACAACAAACCAGTAAACTGTgatatttaaaaagtaatcacTAAGTTTGTAGAAGTTGAACGAGTGAAAatgcaataaataatcagatttataTTTCTCAATTTTGTAAACAGTTTTATCAGCGGAGCAGTTTATAGTTACTCAATGCCGAGAAGCTATCACGAAAATGGCGCGTTCTGCACATTGGCGTCCTCAACAAAAAAACTATTTGTATTCATTACGACGGTGTTAAATTTCAAATTGTACTGCGACATCCAACAACAAGATTACTATCAGCTCTGATTTTCTTGCAAATATAAGTACTCAATGAATCTGCCGATTCAATGAAAAGTTTACAATGCATTTAAATAAAAGACTTCCAACGTAACTGCAAATACCGAAATATTACTTCTAAAGCATTGTTCTACCTACGTAAATAGCACCAGCCAAAAACAAAATTCAGAACTATCTTACAAATATGTATATTGATCGCATGCTACTCACGATTTACCTTAACGCCGGGCAACGCTGAAATGTATGCAACCAAAAATAGATATCTCGCAAAATGAGTACATGAGCCAGCTAACTCACCTCCCTGTCACTCATGCCTTGGAAGATTTAACTCGTACCAAAAAATTCTTGCTTCGTACATATAACACAATTTACTAAAATGGCGTCCTTTCAATGCCTAGCGCGCAATCCCAAAAAGTTGCACCTTCCGTTGACTAGCAACGGCAGTATTCACCAAAGACAATCGCCACCGGATGTAACCAGTGTTGTACCTATAGAAAAAACGATTTCATACttaattcaaaaattaaattatatttatttgataaattttaaGGCACACATAGGTCTCTGtaatattataaatattataaaaaaataaaatttttcaataaagaatcagttttgctttaacaAAAATAATGCTAAGATTAAGAAACGTACTGGTTCCATAACGTTTAGTGATAATAGTACTCTCTAGTGAAGCTATCATCGAGGAACAATGCAATCTTTACGAAAATTGTACTGGCATTATCCATGATGTACACAACCTTGCCAAAGATTTTCATGCGATTTACTCTCTgatgacagagcggttctagccaAAATGGCTGGTGCAATGTTATTCGAGAGGGCTCGTGCTGTTTCCAGCACAAATAGAGAAGAAGGTATTGATTTGCTGAATAAAATTGTGCGGGATCAAGAAATTGCCGAGAATGACGAAGATACCATCCGAGTTAAGGAGCAAGGCATCTTGCAACTTGGTGAGCTGTACAAGAAGGAAGGTAAAGCTAAGGAGCTTGCTGACCTAATCAAAGCAACTAGGCCTTTTTTAAGCCATATAAGCAAAGCCAAGGCAGCAAAATTGGTGAGATCACTTGTTGACTTTTTCTTAGATTTAGAAGCTGGCATAGGAATAGAAGTGCAGTTGTGTAAAGAGTGTATAGAATGggcaaaagaagaaagaagaacgtTCTTGAGGCAATCGCTGGAAGCTCGGCTCATAGCCCTGTACTTCGACACTGGCATGTTTTCAGAAGCTTTATCTCTTGGATCTACTCTGCTAAAGGAGTTGAAGAAACTGGATGATAAAAATTTGCTTGTGGAAGTCCagcttctggaaagtaaaacataccaCGCTCTAAGTAATCTTCCCAAAGCACGAGCAGCACTTACATCAGCAAGAACAACGGCAAATGCTATTTACTGCCCCCCAAAGTTGCAAGCATCATTGGATTTGCAGTCTGGGATTCTTCATGCTGCTGATGAAAAGGACTTCAAGACAGCATATTCTTACTTCTATGAAGCATTTGAAGGTTACGACAGTGTGGAATGCCCAAAAGCGTTGACAGCTCTCAAGTATATGTTACTTTCGAAAATAATGCTGAACAATCCTGAAGACGTACATCAAATTATAAGTGGTAAATTGGCGTTGAAGTATGCAGGCAAGGATATAGAGGCAATGAAGTCTGTGGCCCAAGCAAGTCACAAGAGGTCACTTGctgattttcaacatgctcttAAAACCTATAAGAAAGAGTTAGAAGATGATGTGATTGTGCGTGCACATTTAGGAACATTGTATGACAATATGTTAGAACAAAATCTTTGCCGTATTATTGAACCATATTCCAGAGTTCAAGTGGAATACATATCTCAGTCTATTAAACTCCCAATGCAACAAGTGGAGAAGAAATTGTCGCAGATGATCCTTGACAAAAAGTTTCATGGTATATTGGACCAAGGTGAAGGTGTTCTTATTGTGTTTGAAGACACTCCAGTGGATAAGACATATGAAACAGCTCTAGAAACAATACATAGCATGGGAAAGGTGGTGGACACTTTGTACCAGAAAGCAAAGAAACTGTCTTAATTTCCATGTGCTATAGATGTAAATTAAGTTCTTCAgatgtaaataaaaatcagtttttgtGAACGCAGTTATGTTAATTTAATTCTTGGTTAAGCatgttacatttacattttttattgtaccCCATCATTCATTGTCTTGTTCATTCTTTGTTTGCTACAGTGTAACAAATTAACTGTTCTAAGATCACATGAATTCAGTTGCCTATGGGAATTTTCCAATAAATAACTTTTGTATCTCTTCATATTTGTGCTTATTTTCTTCGACTAATAATGTGAAAAATACAGACAGGGGTATATGGTACTGTGCGACATATTTCCTACAGTAGCCAGGCATTTTGATTGTAATATAGATAATTCCAGCTTTTTTTTCCACCAAGTTATCAAATTAAAATGCAAATTGACATAATTGCCGCTCATCATAAATTAATTACACTTTATACCAGTAATTCTGTTGTGCTTCTGTCCTGTGTTATGGTTACAGGTAGAATAATTTTTTGATAGGTAGAATTTGTGATTGTGACTCCATGAGAAGTATAGTAAAATCATTAGTGttatgtttttaaaatgcttttcaTACATTCACCTCAAGGCATTCTTTTAGAGTATTTGTGAATATAGCATGCTGCAGGAACAAAGCCTGCTGGTGTTTCTAAATACATTTTCCATGCTAGATTTTCCATATTCAGGATGCCTCAGGATGGTATTGTTGAAGTGTCAAGTCTTTATTAGCGCCTTGTGCTTGTATTGTGGTTTGTCAGTCTTGGACCAAGTTTTTAAATTGACACTTTGTAGGGATGAACTGAGGATCTCTCGCAGAAGAATATTTAGCTCCATTGTTGGTTCATGATTTTACACTTATTTTGTGTTAATGATATTTTCTTATTGTATTTAGCAATAAATATCCCAAGATATTCCCTGAGGGGTTATAGAGTGATGATGATCTAGATACTCCTGAGCTGTAGTTTGTATATTGACAGTTTTTTGTAGTATGGTATGTTTCCTTAGACTATTGTTTCTTAAATGCAGTTGAGGGTGGAGTTTATAATCATATATTATGTTCTCTGTTGGAAAAAAAATGTGCTAAGAATTAAATGCCTATGAATTAGTGTTGGCACTTTGTCATAGTTTCATAAATATATTTCCTCGGTGTTGTTTGTTATAATTAATACATCCTCTTTCCATTTGATGTTTTCACTATTTCGTACATACAACTTTTTGTGATTTAGAGCCACATCCAGAATCTGAATACAATCTTAACTACTAGTCAACATTATACACGACTCGTAGAAAGTATAAATTCAAAACATCAGAGAGATGAAACGCACACACTGTGTACATTCATTCCATATTCACTAAAAATAGCTTTATCATCTCATAAGCATGTAAATACAGAGTGATAGAATTTGATAAATGTAAAGATAAGAAAAACATGCATTTACTTGTCTGCTTGGTGATGGTGTGTGTGTTTGATAATTATTTTTTGTAGAACTGTTCTGCTAATGCTATTTGCCtacccccaaaatatgatgccctACATTACAATTGGCTATAAAGGAGCTATGGTAGATTGTCTTTCTTGCGTCCTTAGAAGTAGCacagaacaatattttcattgtgaattttttatcatGTTACTGTGATAGCTGATGATAGTCCCTCCACCCCCACTTCCCAAAGCATCTGTCATACTGGGACAAATTCTGAACCTAGTGTTCATTATGCCCAAGTTTATTCAATAACAAGCATTCTAATTTATGTAAGGTACCAACACTCAGGATAATTTGTTCATTTGTTGCAAACTCAATGAGTACGGGTGTATCACTTGAATATTCTTGATATTTAGGGATAAATTACTATATGAAACGAGGATTGGGCCTAGAATGATACTTCACaaaagggtcattccatgtcaagtcacccaggccttgacaccaaccatgtcagattttgatgaaacttggtacagttacttcttttatcatcctgaaagcacttgtaaaatttttttgctctatctcttatagttttttatataaatttttaaagtttttagatttggcgttgtttcagcagtcggaaatcgtaacttaaacgtgtcctcacaactaaaaaaaattgtatattaaagaatactcaagatatcagtatgaaattttggaataagtttgtgtattttatctaaatgttaaaaaaattaccataaagatatatgaaaaccttccaaatgaataaaaatttacaagttttttttttagctaatggatgtttagttttacaaaaactgcaatatcttgagtctcagacctgatagaaagctcaaatttgttttaaaatactcttaattgtataggctattagataaaagaaaaattatgttggctttttaacctgtttaatagttatctaatttttaaaataatattaattatattttaaaaataaaaagtaccaagtgacttagacaccgaaaataagtttttgtcttcttcgagtaacaatgtacgcttggattttgttttgttactcctgtgttttgaagtaaaaaattattacagtgttaaatagtgcttggatagtattttattaagtttattcaaactttcagtaagtactgttacttagtttacagagattcttttccaatatcctataaaagtaaccagaacagtaatcagaccaaatgtgaaatcagtatgtcagatattcaaacctgtagcgtagggttatttaaaaaatctgactgtttttgaacaacctacacaccttcaaaacagTTACAGCTGGTATCTGAATTGagcgaggaagaaaaagatttgatccacttacgatctggaattaatatgtgtgaatttaagaatatatattcataccacagctactactttttaaatgtttttgaaaagtatcaaacaacatgtgtagacccactaaaaaaacgcaaaaagcccatcaaaaaatcgttgagaagtgtaggcttggatctttctaaacaattaccgacaaaaaatattagcataaaacctggacaaaagttttgctcaacatgccgtaacttttgtgaggaaaaataaagagttgaagtcaatgaaa
Coding sequences within:
- the LOC124787632 gene encoding 26S proteasome non-ATPase regulatory subunit 11, yielding MAGAMLFERARAVSSTNREEGIDLLNKIVRDQEIAENDEDTIRVKEQGILQLGELYKKEGKAKELADLIKATRPFLSHISKAKAAKLVRSLVDFFLDLEAGIGIEVQLCKECIEWAKEERRTFLRQSLEARLIALYFDTGMFSEALSLGSTLLKELKKLDDKNLLVEVQLLESKTYHALSNLPKARAALTSARTTANAIYCPPKLQASLDLQSGILHAADEKDFKTAYSYFYEAFEGYDSVECPKALTALKYMLLSKIMLNNPEDVHQIISGKLALKYAGKDIEAMKSVAQASHKRSLADFQHALKTYKKELEDDVIVRAHLGTLYDNMLEQNLCRIIEPYSRVQVEYISQSIKLPMQQVEKKLSQMILDKKFHGILDQGEGVLIVFEDTPVDKTYETALETIHSMGKVVDTLYQKAKKLS